The uncultured Desulfobulbus sp. genome window below encodes:
- a CDS encoding efflux RND transporter periplasmic adaptor subunit, producing MKKFEKTKLILAAALSIGLVVGGCEKESAQKPTAPPPAEVGVVTLTPQSVALSVELPGRTAAFRIAEVRPQVSGIIQKRLFTEGAEVKAGQLLYQIDPATYQAAYDSAKAALAKARAQERSDKIKADRYRVLVRTKAVSEQEQIEMDAGWKQAVADVAAAKAALDTARINLDYTKVTAPISGRIGKSQVTEGALVTAQQSTALATIQQLDPMYVDVNQSSTELIRLKRDVAAGLAQGGEKPHSAVTVILDDNSEYGEIGNLEFSDVTVNQTTGTVTLRALVANPDQELLPGMFVRAKIDKGIQPNALLVPSISVQRNAKSEATVMVVDDKSTVASKIVETGQNIGKQVLIKAGLQPGEKIIVSGLQKIRVGVPVKPVEQGQRPSVVQNDSAQSGAQME from the coding sequence ATGAAAAAGTTTGAAAAGACAAAATTGATACTGGCAGCAGCCTTGAGCATAGGGCTTGTGGTGGGAGGCTGTGAAAAAGAGAGTGCGCAGAAACCAACGGCACCTCCCCCCGCTGAGGTCGGCGTGGTTACCTTAACACCCCAATCTGTCGCCCTTTCTGTTGAACTGCCCGGACGAACCGCAGCCTTTCGTATTGCTGAAGTGCGTCCCCAGGTGAGTGGAATTATCCAGAAACGATTGTTCACAGAAGGTGCAGAGGTAAAAGCTGGGCAGCTCTTGTATCAGATTGACCCCGCGACCTATCAGGCGGCGTACGACAGTGCCAAAGCCGCATTGGCTAAGGCTCGTGCCCAGGAGCGTTCCGATAAGATTAAAGCTGACCGCTATCGTGTTCTTGTACGCACCAAAGCAGTGAGTGAACAGGAACAAATTGAAATGGATGCCGGCTGGAAGCAGGCTGTTGCCGATGTGGCTGCTGCCAAAGCGGCATTGGATACCGCCCGGATCAACCTTGATTATACCAAGGTCACTGCCCCCATCAGCGGACGCATTGGAAAATCTCAGGTTACCGAGGGCGCTTTGGTGACGGCACAACAAAGCACAGCTCTGGCGACCATTCAACAACTTGATCCCATGTATGTTGATGTTAATCAATCCAGTACCGAGCTGATCCGCTTGAAACGTGATGTGGCGGCAGGGCTTGCCCAAGGAGGAGAAAAACCTCACTCAGCCGTGACAGTGATTCTTGATGATAATTCAGAATATGGAGAAATCGGTAACCTGGAATTTTCCGATGTAACAGTCAATCAAACGACGGGCACCGTTACCTTACGGGCGCTTGTTGCCAATCCTGATCAGGAACTCCTTCCTGGAATGTTTGTGCGAGCCAAAATCGATAAAGGTATACAACCCAATGCTTTATTGGTGCCCTCCATCAGCGTGCAGCGTAACGCCAAGAGTGAGGCCACAGTTATGGTTGTTGATGATAAATCAACTGTCGCCAGTAAAATCGTGGAAACCGGACAGAACATTGGAAAACAGGTTCTCATTAAAGCTGGGCTTCAACCTGGTGAAAAAATAATCGTTTCTGGACTGCAGAAAATACGTGTCGGTGTACCGGTGAAACCCGTGGAACAGGGACAGCGTCCCTCAGTTGTTCAAAACGATTCCGCACAATCTGGAGCACAGATGGAGTAA